One window from the genome of Crassostrea angulata isolate pt1a10 chromosome 2, ASM2561291v2, whole genome shotgun sequence encodes:
- the LOC128174833 gene encoding uncharacterized protein LOC128174833 produces MSLIRAIVCLKRFVARTRCKKSNPVALKEDAERFIITQAQNDRYPSEIHAIKSGKHPPLNSHLISLNPVLDKNGILRVGGRTKHMKATHLTTQPIIIPKDHHIATLLVRHYHAEIHHQGRHMTEGAVRGAGFWIVGFRGLVNSLIRSCIMCKKLRGNLGWTKMADLPLDRIEPGPPFSFIGVDAFGPWPVVVKKTTRGVRTTSKYWAILFTCLVSRAIHIELVGDMSIEAFINAREDSWPFVAPCTSFVQIGA; encoded by the coding sequence ATGAGTTTAATCCGTGCCATTGTGTGCCTCAAACGATTTGTGGCTAGAACCCGCTGTAAAAAATCAAATCCAGTAGCTCTGAAAGAAGATGCTGAACGATTTATCATTACACAGGCTCAAAACGACAGATATCCGTCAGAGATTCATGCAATCAAAAGCGGAAAACACCCACCACTTAACAGTCACTTAATCTCCCTCAATCCAGTACTAGACAAAAATGGGATTCTGCGAGTAGGAGGTCGAACTAAACACATGAAGGCTACTCACCTGACCACTCAACCTATCATTATCCCTAAGGATCACCATATTGCCACATTATTAGTACGTCACTACCATGCAGAAATTCATCACCAGGGTAGACACATGACAGAAGGAGCAGTCAGAGGCGCAGGTTTCTGGATTGTTGGATTCCGTGGGCTCGTGAACTCTCTGATTAGATCATGCATTATGTGCAAAAAACTGCGTGGGAATCTAGGATGGACAAAGATGGCGGACCTACCGTTGGACAGAATTGAGCCTGGCCCTCCTTTCAGCTTTATTGGAGTCGACGCATTCGGACCTTGGCCAGTTGTTGTAAAGAAGACTACCAGAGGTGTCAGGACTACATCCAAGTATTGGGCCATTCTTTTCACCTGTCTTGTGTCAAGAGCCATACACATAGAGCTAGTGGGAGACATGAGTATTGAAGCTTTTATCAATGCCCGAGAAGATTCATGGCCATTCGTGGCCCCGTGCACCAGTTTCGTTCAGATAGGGGCATAA